The Podospora bellae-mahoneyi strain CBS 112042 chromosome 7, whole genome shotgun sequence genome includes a window with the following:
- a CDS encoding hypothetical protein (EggNog:ENOG503NY2T; COG:O), with amino-acid sequence MERPSTPISTLKRWDGDTKGCTAWDSLRRDPELWSRDGSCLVYLYEQGISRRGPSFKVNLDVLFAAKCHPLVARYALRDTPDWTSSDAEEALVNELMGEAISSDRVELYIPNPISVGRPDVRNHQISIRNLFAWVFRRPVVGEHLGSALISLLNSLREYRCPDEDNMDSILGYIDELGYLDMSNRPFHALAMVHFAEHFRLKDLYTDALCHCVGMSDYLSDIPEFQIISSPTRKLIRQTKAEMSTYLGRAGQQLRDFLESDFRESQTKLTPGEHSHLDRFRMFLAAYFTKRLGRYPPASIEPPYLVFERDVYATMHQDLDALYQHLADTTLCTTSMPTLAHLKTGGTILQIVHGFDERNKFTPLDHPLPLVPEVIPKPATRKLSWLSRSDKVKPRQTLVDHASLIKATNKQRSLMANPLVVAYRKLEEDAVFFPSEADKNEKLTHADTRKARWVLIYCISQILRSCSYSPPTCRNMEGVRYNIAIDTSTIIHPWGDEPEPPSSPAPECPMPKRSNTLANRPSSPILGRPASSEAKLSVPPSCDSLLTVSTPSYTPVTVRPSIGSLSARKPHHFRASSSFAKATPLRAFSTSSQQHHYPHIPIRVGSTRRGRFRRPSCHTFGSVDRFSVEDLKPLPLSLTARGPQASGICSSTDGLAWASNDASSRSSSNSNRSSSGNSGEDSIGDTSSKVSDTSTEVTTPDNMNSTEVSVTSAPDVLSGLAGLRPPPPPPQSALPPLPLSWPPHEGQLHGDGSRSKVSSMGETNGYEQQRDETINDLEVSMQKMASSDSVCTLSSSVCSDDAQSQHSLNQLPLPQPPPLPKKSSRRKLAGLHPRPLRIRKVAATVRFGGSSQQL; translated from the exons GACCCGGAGCTATGGTCTAGGGACGGGAGCTGCCTCGTCTACTTGTACGAGCAAGGTATCTCACGGCGGGGTCCCTCGTTCAAGGTCAATCTTGATGTGCTCTTTGCGGCCAAATGCCACCCCTTGGTGGCGAGATATGCTTTGCGAGATACTCCTGATTGGACATCGTCAGACGCCGAAGAAGCTCTAGTGAACGAGCTCATGGGTGAGGCCATTTCAAGTGATAGGGTCGAGCTCTACATCCCAAATCCTATATCTGTCGGCAGGCCCGATGTTCGGAACCATCAGATTTCTATTCGCAACCTCTTTGCCTGGGTGTTTCGTCGGCCTGTTGTGGGTGAGCACCTCGGGTCGGCACTCATCAGTCTGCTGAATAGCTTGAGAGAGTATCGTTGCCCTGATGAAGATAACATGGACAGCATCCTGGGCTACATAGATGAGCTGGGCTATCTGGACATGTCAAACCGACCCTTTCACGCCCTCGCTATGGTACACTTTGCTGAGCACTTTCGACTAAAAGATCTATACACTGATGCTCTATGTCACTGTGTGGGTATGTCTGACTATCTCAGTGACATTCCTGAATTTCAA ATTATTAGCTCTCCAACGCGGAAACTGATACGACAAACCAAGGCTGAAATGAGCACATACTTGGGCAGAGCAGGTCAACAGCTGCGAGACTTTCTAGAAAGCGACTTCCGAGAAAGCCAGACGAAACTCACCCCAGGAGAACATTCGCACTTGGATCGGTTTCGAATGTTTCTTGCGGCGTACTTTACAAAACGGCTAGGAAGATACCCACCGGCATCGATTGAGCCACCATATCTTGTATTTGAGCGGGATGTCTATGCCACAATGCATCAGGACCTGGACGCCCTGTACCAGCACCTTGCGGACACTACTCTCTGCACCACTAGCATGCCGACCTTGGCTCACCTCAAGACCGGCGGCACAATTCTACAGATTGTTCATGGATTTGACGAGCGGAATAAGTTCACGCCGCTGGACCATCCTCTACCTTTGGTGCCGGAGGTGATTCCGAAGCCGGCGACCCGCAAGTTATCATGGCTCAGCAGGAGTGACAAGGTGAAACCTAGACAAACATTGGTTGATCATGCGTCTTTGATCAAGGCCACCAACAAGCAGAGATCACTGATGGCAAATCCACTTGTTGTCGCTTATCGGAAGCTCGAAGAAGATGCAGTCTTCTTTCCTTCCGAAGCAGACAAGAACGAAAAGCTGACACACGCAGACACACGCAAGGCCCGTTGGGTTCTGATTTATTGCATCAGCCAAATACTGCGAAGTTGTTCATACTCCCCACCGACATGCCGGAACATGGAGGGCGTTCGGTACAACATCGCCATTgacaccagcaccatcatACATCCATGGGGAGACGAGCCAgagcccccttcttctccggctCCAGAGTGTCCAATGCCGAAGCGATCAAACACTCTTGCCAACAGGCCATCATCCCCGATTTTGGGAAGGCCCGCTTCATCCGAAGCCAAACTTTCTGTTCCACCATCCTGCGACAGCCTCTTGACCGTGTCAACACCCAGTTACACCCCGGTAACCGTCCGGCCATCTATCGGGTCTCTCTCGGCTCGAAAACCACATCACTTCCGCGCGTCATCCTCATTTGCCAAGGCAACCCCTCTGCGTGCCTTCTCGACCtccagccagcaacaccattATCCCCATATTCCCATCCGAGTCGGCAGCACCCGTCGTGGAAGATTCCGCCGCCCTTCCTGTCACACTTTTGGCTCTGTCGACAGGTTTTCAGTCGAAGATCTCAAACCTCTGCCCCTCAGCCTGACAGCCCGCGGGCCACAGGCGAGCGGTATTTGCTCATCAACAGATGGCTTGGCTTGGGCCAGCAACGATgcaagcagcagaagcagcagcaacagcaacaggagcagcagcggcaacagTGGAGAAGACAGCATCGGGGACACCAGCAGCAAAGTCTCAGACACGTCCACCGAGGTTACCACACCGGACAACATGAACTCCACTGAAGTTTCCGTCACGTCAGCTCCCGATGTTCTCTCCGGCCTCGCCGGGCTAcgtccccctccaccaccgccgcagTCAGCCTTGCCACCATTACCCCTTTCGTGGCCGCCTCACGAGGGGCAGCTTCACGGCGATGGTAGTCGAAGCAAGGTATCGTCTATGGGTGAGACAAACGGATATGAACAGCAGCGAGACGAGACGATCAATGATTTAGAGGTGAGCATGCAAAAGATGGCGTCGAGCGATTCTGTGTGCACGCTGTCCAGCAGCGTGTGCTCGGATGATGCGCAGTCACAGCATAGTTTGAATCAATTGCCATTGCCGCAGCCGCCTCCGTTACCTAAGaagagcagcaggaggaagcTGGCGGGATTGCATCCTAGACCTCTGAGGATCAGGAAGGTGGCGGCTACGGTTAGATTCGGTGGAAGTTCCCAGCAGCTGTAG